A single region of the Salipaludibacillus sp. LMS25 genome encodes:
- a CDS encoding anion permease, translated as MAQAVKQQGQRSQTVKSENKRPADVRWRPLFITLAIGIIFWFIPAPAGLEQEAWHLFSIFVATIVGLIIKPLPMGSVAILALTATVLTQTLTIDQALSGFQNSTIWLIVIAFFISRGFIKTGLGSRVAYLFVKRFGKKTLGLSYSLVASDLMLSPAMPSNTARSGGILFPIVRSLSESYGSKVGDGTERKIGSYLTKVTFQGDMITSAMFLTAMAANPLAMQIAFDITGETLSWTGWALAALVPGLISLMLIPYVIYKLYPPEIKETPAATTMARDKLKEMGPLKREEWAMIGVFFLVLVLWIFGTNFGINATATAFIGLSVLLISQVLTWADIKKEEGAWDTLVWFAVLVMLASFLNELGMIPWFSALMGDMVSGFNWVWTLIILTVVYFYSHYFFASNTAHVSAMYAAFLAVLVAAGAPPLVSALILAFFSNLFGCLTHYSCGPAPVFFGSGYVSQNKWWSLGLIISVIHIIVWLGIGGLWWKVLGLW; from the coding sequence ATGGCACAGGCAGTAAAGCAGCAGGGACAAAGGAGCCAAACGGTTAAATCAGAAAATAAGCGTCCAGCAGATGTGAGATGGCGGCCTCTTTTCATCACCTTGGCTATCGGTATTATTTTTTGGTTTATTCCTGCACCAGCAGGCTTAGAGCAAGAGGCATGGCATCTTTTCTCTATTTTCGTAGCAACGATAGTTGGACTTATTATTAAACCTCTTCCAATGGGAAGTGTCGCGATTTTAGCATTAACCGCTACTGTATTGACACAGACATTGACGATTGATCAAGCATTGTCGGGTTTTCAAAATTCGACCATTTGGCTCATTGTCATTGCCTTTTTTATTTCCCGCGGTTTTATCAAAACGGGATTAGGCTCACGTGTCGCCTATCTTTTCGTGAAACGATTTGGGAAAAAAACACTGGGACTCTCGTATTCCTTAGTGGCAAGTGACTTAATGTTGTCGCCGGCAATGCCATCTAATACGGCTCGTTCAGGAGGCATTTTATTTCCGATAGTCCGTTCGCTCTCGGAAAGTTATGGATCAAAAGTGGGAGATGGGACGGAAAGAAAAATTGGAAGCTATTTAACGAAAGTCACATTTCAAGGTGATATGATCACATCGGCAATGTTCCTAACAGCGATGGCTGCAAACCCTTTAGCCATGCAAATCGCCTTTGATATTACAGGGGAGACACTCTCCTGGACGGGGTGGGCATTAGCGGCACTCGTGCCTGGCCTTATTAGTTTAATGCTTATTCCATATGTCATCTATAAACTGTATCCACCTGAGATTAAAGAGACACCGGCTGCCACAACAATGGCAAGAGATAAACTAAAAGAGATGGGGCCGCTTAAACGAGAAGAGTGGGCAATGATCGGCGTTTTTTTCCTGGTACTTGTCTTATGGATTTTCGGGACTAACTTTGGGATCAATGCCACAGCCACAGCTTTTATCGGTTTATCTGTCCTTCTTATAAGCCAAGTATTAACATGGGCTGATATTAAAAAAGAAGAAGGCGCCTGGGATACCCTTGTGTGGTTTGCTGTCCTTGTTATGCTAGCGTCTTTTTTAAACGAACTAGGTATGATTCCATGGTTTAGCGCGTTAATGGGTGACATGGTAAGTGGCTTTAACTGGGTGTGGACATTGATTATTCTCACTGTTGTCTACTTCTATTCCCACTATTTCTTTGCAAGTAATACAGCGCATGTCAGTGCCATGTACGCCGCTTTCCTTGCTGTTTTAGTAGCAGCAGGCGCGCCGCCACTCGTATCTGCACTCATCCTTGCGTTTTTTAGTAACTTGTTTGGTTGTTTAACACATTACAGCTGTGGTCCTGCTCCTGTGTTTTTCGGATCGGGTTATGTGAGCCAAAACAAGTGGTGGTCATTAGGGCTTATTATATCTGTCATCCACATTATTGTATGGCTAGGTATCGGGGGCCTCTGGTGGAAGGTGTTAGGCCTTTGGTAA
- a CDS encoding fumarate hydratase, whose product MREISTRTITDKVRELCIKAAYDLPEDVEVLLKQGLEKEESDFGKYSLDKIIKNVSLARHDHVPMCQDTGITVILVRLGQQVKIVGGSMTEAINEGVRQGYTDGYLRKSVVADPLLNRVNTGDNTPAVIHTEVVEGDALHIQILPKGAGSENMGAVKMCKPSEGMDGVMDFIVDSVTNAGGNPCPPIIVGVGIGGTMDQCTLLAKKALARHAGSAHPEPGYAEMEQQLLERINRLGIGPQGFGGRVTALAVHIETFPTHIAMLPVCVTLNCHAARHTEATL is encoded by the coding sequence ATGAGAGAAATATCGACGAGAACGATAACAGATAAAGTAAGAGAATTATGTATCAAAGCGGCTTATGATTTGCCAGAAGACGTGGAAGTGTTGCTGAAGCAAGGGTTAGAGAAAGAAGAATCTGACTTTGGTAAATATAGCTTAGACAAAATTATTAAAAATGTGTCATTGGCGCGTCATGATCATGTGCCGATGTGCCAGGATACAGGTATTACAGTCATACTCGTGCGACTTGGCCAGCAAGTAAAAATTGTCGGCGGAAGTATGACAGAAGCAATCAATGAAGGTGTACGACAAGGTTATACAGACGGGTACTTGAGAAAATCAGTTGTAGCTGATCCTTTGTTAAATCGAGTGAACACAGGAGATAACACACCGGCTGTGATTCATACTGAAGTAGTGGAAGGAGACGCCCTTCATATTCAAATCCTTCCTAAAGGAGCCGGAAGTGAAAATATGGGTGCGGTGAAAATGTGTAAACCATCAGAAGGAATGGATGGTGTGATGGACTTCATCGTCGATTCAGTCACGAATGCTGGGGGGAATCCCTGTCCACCGATTATCGTCGGTGTTGGCATCGGCGGGACGATGGATCAATGCACACTATTAGCGAAAAAAGCATTGGCTCGCCATGCTGGGTCAGCGCATCCTGAACCGGGATATGCCGAGATGGAACAACAACTTCTTGAGCGTATTAATCGCTTGGGGATTGGGCCACAAGGTTTTGGTGGACGTGTAACGGCTCTTGCTGTTCATATTGAAACTTTTCCAACGCATATAGCGATGCTACCTGTATGCGTCACACTTAATTGTCACGCAGCACGACACACTGAAGCGACTTTATAG